TCTATAAAGAAAGGATGTCCTTGGTATTATGCCAACAGGTGCAGGAAAGTCTCTGTGTTATCAGGTTCCAGCACTGATGTTAGACGGGATTACGATAGTAGTTTCGCCGCTTATTTCCCTGATGACAGATCAGGTTAAGGCGTTAAATCAGGCCGGTGTTCATGCGGCATATATTAATAGTTCGCTTACGGAGAATCAGATACGGACTGCCCTTTTTTATGCGGCGCAGGGAAGATATAAGATTATTTATGTAGCTCCAGAGAGGCTGAATACGATGCGTTTTCTGGAGTTTGTATGCCAGGTGGATATTTCTATGGTGACGGTGGATGAGGCGCATTGTATTTCCCAGTGGGGACAGGATTTCCGTCCAAGTTATGTTGGAATTGCGGATTTTCTTGCACAGTTACCAAAGCGTCCGGTTGTAAGTGCATTTACTGCAACAGCAACGGAACGAGTAAAACAGGATATTATGGGAAGTCTGCGTTTGCAAAATCCAGTGACAGTTGTGACAGGATTTGACCGACCGAATCTGTTCTTTCGCGTAGTGACCCGAAAGGGTGGAAAAGAGACCGACAACAGTGTTCTTAATTATGTCAAAAAGCATGAAGACGAAAGTGGAATCATTTATTGTGCAACGAAAAAGAATGTAGACAAAATATATGAACTTTTGCAGCAGTATGGCATTGCGGCAGGGCATTATCATGCAGGATTATCTTTAGAGGAACGAAAGAAAAATCAGGACGATTTTACCTATGACCGGATTCGTGTTATGGTAGCGACAAATGCATTTGGAATGGGTATTGATAAATCAAATGTCCGATATGTGCTGCATTATAACATGCCACAAAGCCTTGAATACTATTATCAGGAAGCGGGGCGTGCCGGACGTGACGGGGAAGAAGCAGAGTGTGTATTATTCTTTTCCAAGCAGGATATTATGATAAATAAGAGGCTTTTAGAATATAAGAGTACAGAAAGTATAGAGAGTGACCCGCAGGTACGGAGAAACGATTATCAAAAGTTAAATCGGATGATTGATTACTGCGAAACACAACAGTGCCTGCGCCAGTTTATTTTGTCGTATTTTGGGGATAACAGTCCATGTACTTGCGATAAGTGCAGCAACTGTGTGGTTGTAGAAGATGAGGCAGAGGAGAATTACATCCAGACCAAAAAGGAAAAGAAAAAAGCGTTTCGGCTTGCCAATCTGACTCCGAAAGGGCAGGAATTGTTCGAGCAGCTTCGTAAGTGCAGGACAGAACTTGCTGCAGAAAAAGGAGTTCCACCATATATAATCTGTTCCGATAAGACATTAACAGATATGTGTGCAAAATGTCCTGTAGACAATGAAGATATGGAAACAGTGTACGGAATGGGTGTGCAGAAAATTCAAAGTTATGGGGAACATTTTACCAAAATCATTATAGACTTTTTAGAAGAACAGAGTGCAGCCGGTGGAGCAGATGCAGAAACTCTGCAATTAACAACAGAGTTAAAACCAGAACAAATAGAGGAAACAACAGGAATAACAGTAGAAACTCCTCCTGCAAGAAAAAAGAAACTGCCATTTTATATCGCACCGGGAAAATTAGACGAAGTGGAACTGACCGATACCTGTATGATTTCAGAACTCACAAACCGGATTAACGAACTTTGTGACGAAGAAGACCAGAAAAACCGCAAAAAACTAACAGCAGCATTTGTCAATACCTTACTGATACAAAAAGGATATATTGAAGAAGCCACAGAAGGCGAAGAAAAAGTAAAACATGTAACAGAAAAAGGAAAAAAAGCCGGAATCAAGGAAGAAGAACGACAAGGTAAGTATGGAAGAAAGTATTACGCATTAATTCATACGAGGGAGAGTCAGGAGATGATTTTGGGAGAACTTCGAGACTATTTGTCCAATTTGCAGGGAGAATAAGACGGACGCCGCTGCCGAAGAGTCAGTATCCTTAATTCATTTTTTATTAAGTGTCTGTTTTTGAGACCTGTCCCATTACTAAAATTTAAGTGTTAATTTTTAGTATCTCATCTCTTGAACAGCGTCTCCCTTGCCTGCGGCAACTCAGAATATTCCACCATACTTGTAATATTCCACACATAAAATAATGATATTTGAATATAATTTGATAAAAAAAGCACTATTAGCAAAAACTTTCTGCTGCTAATGGTGTTTTTTTGTCTTCTTTTTACGAAAACTATCTTTAGTGAAAAAGAGATTCATGGTATAATCGAACGAGGCAGAATGAGGCGGTATAGGAAGTCTTGTTCTGAAGGTTACGAAAAGTATAAAAAATAAGTAAATATAATCTCATTTTTTAAATAAGGAGGAGAAAGTGTTGAACACAGTAAAATCAGAAGAGCTATATAAAATTGCACTTGATTTGATGCCAGGTGGTGTAAACTCACCGGTCAGAGCATTTGGTGCAGTAGGAAGGAATCCTTTATTTATTGACCACGCAAAGGGTTCCTATGTTTATGATGTAGATGGAAATAAGTTTATTGATTATGTTTGTTCCTGGGGACCTGGAATTCTTGGACATTCTCATCCGGAAGTACTTGAAGAAGTAGTAAAAGCCTGCTTTGACGGTCTGACTTTTGGGGCACCGACAGGTAAGGAGAATCAGCTTGCACAGCTTGTGCAGGAATGTGTGCCATCCATGGAAATGATGCGTATGGTAAGTTCCGGAACAGAGGCTACGATGAGTGCGATTCGTGCTGCCAGAGGATTTACCGGAAGAGATAAGATCATTAAGTTTAAGGGATGTTATCATGGACATTCCGATGGATTATTAGTGCAGGCTGGTTCTGCAGCATTAACACAGTCTGTACCGGACAGCAGTGGAGTTCCTGCTTCTTTTGCAGAGCAGACTTTAGTTGCTCTTTATAATGATAAAGATTCTGTCAGAGAGTTATTCGAGAACAATAAAGATCAGATCGCAGCACTTATCGTGGAGCCGGTTGCAGCGAATATGGGCGTTGTTATTCCAGATGATGATTTTCTTCCTTTCCTTCGTGAGATTACAGAGGAGAATGGAACAATTCTTATATTTGATGAAGTTATCACCGGATTCCGTCTTGGTGTCGGTGGTGCTCAGGAATGGTTTGGTATTAAGCCGGATCTGTCTACTTTCGGAAAGATTGTTGGTGGTGGAATGCCAATGGCGATCTACGGAGGACGCAGAGATATCATGAAGAACATTTCCCCAACAGGAAAGGTTTATCAGGCAGGTACGTTATCCGGTAATCCGATTGCGACAACAGCCGGAATTAAGACATTAGAGATTTTAAGAGATCATCCGGAACTTTATACAAAGATTGAGGCAAATACAAAGAAGCTTGCCGAAGCTTATAAGGTAAGAGCAGAGAAACAGGGTATTGCTATTCATGTAAATCAGATTGGTTCCCTTATGAGCGCTTTCTTTACAGGAGAGAATGTGAAGGATTATGCGGGAGCAACTTCTTCTGATACGAAGGCTTATGCAGATTACTTTAACTATATGTTAGAAAATGGTATCTATGTAGCCCCATCACAGTTTGAGGCAATGTTTATTTCTGCTGCACATAGTGATGAGGATATTCAGAGAACAATTGATGTGCTTACGAAGTAAGAGAAGTATTCAATAAAAGAGTTATAAATAAGCACTTTGTATTGGAAACAGAGTCAGATTATAAATAAGCACACATAGTCATAAAGACAAATATAATAAATGAGACAGAAAGTCAAAGGAGAAAATAATGGTACATTTTATTGGAGCAGGCCCTGGAGACCCGGAATTACTTACAATTAAAGGAAAGAAGCTGATTGATCAGGCAGATGTAATTATCTATGCCGGTTCTCTGGTAAATAAAGAAGTGCTTGCCGGAGCAAAAGAGGGTGCAGAGATTTATAACAGTGCAACAATGACTTTGGAAGAAGTTATTGAAGTAATGAAAAAGGCAGAGGCAGAAGGAAAGATGACAGCTCGTGTTCATACGGGAGATCCTGCTGTTTTTGGTGCGCACAGAGAGCAGATGGATGAACTTTCCCGTCTTGGAATCGACTATGATGTTATTCCGGGGGTTAGTTCCTTCCTTGCAACTGCAGCAGCATTGAAGAAAGAATATACCTTACCGGGAGTATCTCAGACAGTCATTCTTACAAGAATGGAAGGAAGAACTCCAATGCCGCCAAAGGAAAAGTTAAGAGATCTGGCAAAACATAATTCTACGATGATTATTTTCCTCAGTGTAGGAATGATTGAGCAGCTTGCAGATACTCTGAAAGAAGAGTACAGGGAGGATACGCCGGTTGCTGTTGTATACAAAGCTTCCTGGGAAGACCAGAAGATTGTGATCGGTAATCTGACAAATGTCGCACAGAAAGTAAAAGAGGCAGGCATCACAAAGACAGCGCTTACCGTTGTAGGTGATTTCCTTGGAGATGAGTACGAACTTTCCAAACTTTACGATAAGACATTTACACACGAATTCAGACAGGCAAAAGAGTAAGCCGCATGATTTTGCTGGAGGCAGAAAGTAAAAAATGGGTATACAGATAATTAGTATCAGTCATAAAATAGCCCCTCTTCATGTAAGAGAAATGTTTGCATTTACCGAGGAGCAGCAAAAACATATGATGCAGAAGATAACAGAACATCTTGAAGTTTCGGAATGTATCGTGTTATCTACATGCAACCGGACAGAAATGTATGTGTATTCTGATTCGGAAAGCAAGGGATGTGTATTTAATCTGATGGAGGATACTCTGCTTGGAGAAGCGGGTGCACAGGAGGAAGAAGATATTGGAAATTATCTTTTGTTCTATCATGGAGAAAAGGCAATCCATCATCTTTTTCAGGTGACTGCAGGTCTTGATTCAATGGTAATTGGGGAAGACCAGATTCTTGGTCAGGTAAAGACAGCACATAAGCAGGCAAGAGAAGCCGGAACAACGGGAGTGTATCTGAATACATTTTTCCGTATGGCGGTTACAGGAGCTAAGAAAGTAAAGACAGAAACAGAACTTTCAAAGACTTCTGTATCGACAGCGACACTTGCGCTTAAAGTGGCAGAGGAAGAGCTTGGCACATTAAAAGATAAGAAGGTTCTCATTATCGGTGCGACAGGTAAAATCGGAGGAATCGTGCTGATGAATCTGGAATCGCTTCATCAGGCAGATATTTATGTTACGACAAGAAAGAATAAGCTGATTAATACAAAGCATGGAAATGATGATTTTACAACGATTGATTATGAGGACAGATATAACTATTTAGATCAGATGGATGTTGTGATCAGTGCGACATCCAGTCCACATTATACACTGACATACAGCAAGATGAAGAAGCAGTTAGTGACAGCGAAAAGAAGAGTGTTTGTCGATCTGGCTGTGCCAATGGATATCGAAGCGAAGATCAGTGCGGTGGATGACACCTGCTACTATAATATTGATGATTTCACAAGAATCGCAAAGGAGAATAATCAGAAGAAGCTAAGAGAAGCAGAAGCCGCATCAGGAATTCTTGATGAGTATGAGCTTCAGTTTGAGCAGTGGATGGTATTCCAGAAGTCACTGTCCGTCATGGGAAAGGTCAGAGACAATTTTGTAAAAGTAGCAGAGCATAAAGGCGTGGAAAAGGCATTTGATCATTTCTTTTACTGGGTACGTGAGAATAATACTCCGGAAGATTTAGAAACCTTTTTCCATTGCTTAAATCATTAAAAACAGACAAGTATATTAGCAGATCAGTATACGAAAATACTGGTTTTAGCAGGAGGAAATGATGGGTAAGTTATATGCAGTTGGGTTTGGTCCTGGTGGATACGAACATATGACAGCAAAAGCGATTGATGTAATTAAAAATGCAGATGTGATTACAGGATATACTACATATGTAGAGATGCTGAAAAAGTTTTTCCCGGATAAGGAATATGTAGCAACTCCGATGACAAAGGAGATGGATCGCTGCCGTATGGCAGTTGATCTTGCTGCAGAAGGGAAAACGGTAGCAATGGTAAGTTCCGGAGACAGTGGAATTTATGGAATGGCAGGAATTCTTTTAGAAATTGCAAATGAAAAGAAAGCGGATGTAGAAATAGAAACAGTTCCGGGTGTGACAGCGGCAAGTGCGGCAGCCTCCGTTCTTGGTGCTCCACTGATGCATGACTTTACAATCATCAGTTTGAGTGATCTGATGACACCATATTCTCTTATTATGAAGAGAGTGGATTGTGCAGGACAGGGTGATTTCATTGTATGTCTCTATAATCCAAAGAGTAAAAAGAGAGCAGACTATGTGGAAAAGGCAGCCGAGATTCTTATGAAATATCGTGATGGAAAGACTCCTGTCGGCATTGTCCGCCATGCAGGAAGAGAAGAAGAATCTTCTTATATTACAACATTAGATGCGGTAAAAGATGCACCGATCGATATGTTTAGTATCGTTATTGTCGGAAATTCCAATACATATGTACGCGATGGAAAGATGATTACACCAAGAGGATATGAAGATAAATACGGATTCGCGAACGTAGAATAGGTGGAGGAACAAGATGAAAAATATCATCAAAATCGGAACAAGAAAGAGCAAACTGGCTCTGATACAGACCGATATTGTAAAAGATAAAATAAAACAGGCATTTCCTGAACTTGAAGTGGAAATCGTAAAGATTGATACGAAGGGAGACCAGATTCTTGATAAGTCTCTTACATCTTTTGGCGGTAAAGGGGTATTTACTGCGGAACTTGAAGCAGAACTTCTTTCCGGAGAAATCGATATTGCAGTTCACAGTGCGAAGGATATGCCGATGGATTTCCCGGAAGGTTTAGGAATTGGCGCTGTTCTTGACAGAGCGGATGTCAGAGATACGTTTGTAACGACAACCGGTAAAACTTTAGAAGAATTAGAGCCGGGAAGTATTGTTGGAACAAGTTCTTTACGAAGAGAATTATTAATTAAAGAAATCAATCCATATGTAACGATCAAGCTTCTTCGTGGGAATGTACAGACACGTTTAAGTAAGCTTCGTGACGGGCAGTATGACGGAATTATTCTTGCGGCAGCTGGTATCGAAAGACTTGGATATGAAAAAGAAGAAGGATTGCATTACCAGTATCTTGACCCGGATGTATTTCTTCCGGCAGCAGGTCAGGGAATCCTCGCAGTAGAGAGTCGTACAGAAGATGCCGAGATGGAAGAAATCCTTGCAGCGATCCACAGCGAGAAAGCAGAATGTCTTCTCATGGCAGAGAGAGCTTTCTTAAAGACAATCGGCGGAAGCTGTAATGCACCGGCTGCTGCACTTTGTCGTGAGGAAAATGGCGAATTTTCCATGCGTGCTATGTATGTGAAAGATGGAATTCATAGTAGAAAAACATATATGACGGTAAATATTAAAGATGCTTTAGCGGAAAAAGAGGCAGACAGCAAGCCAATAGCTGGGGCGACAGCAGCAGTAACAGTTTCCGTAGAAGAAACTGCAGCAAGAAAAAGCAAAGTAGAAATAGCAACAGAATTGGGTATCAGCGTTGCCCACGAAGTAAACAAAGGCATGGTATATCTGGTTGGTGCAGGTCCTGGTGATGAAGATCTGATGACAAGAAAAGGACTTAAGCTTTTAAGAGAGGCAGATGTTGTTGTTTATGATAATCTTGCATCCAGTTCTCTTTTAAATGAAGTGAGAGATGATGCAGAACTTATTTATGCCGGAAAGCGTTCTTCCAATCACCATTTAAAACAGTATGAGACAAATGAACTTTTAGTAAAGCTTGCTTTAGAAGGCAAGAATGTTGTCCGCTTAAAGGGTGGTGACCCATATATCTTTGGACGAGGCGGTGAGGAAGGTCAGGAACTTAGAGAAGCCGGAGTTGATTTTGAAATCGTACCAGGAATTTCTTCTTCCTATTCTGTTCCTGCATACTGCGGTATACCGGTAACGCATCGTGATTTTGCTTCTTCTTTCCATGTGATTACAGGACATGAAGGAAATCATAAAAATGGTGTGAGTGTACTGAATTATGAAACACTTGCCAAAGAGGAAGGTACGTTGATTTTCCTTATGGGACTTAAAAATCTTCCAAATATCGTAGCTTCTCTTATGGAGAATGGAAAAGATCCTGCAACACCGGTTGGTGTACTTCAGGAAGGAACAACGGCAAGACAGCGTGTTGCGACAGGAACACTTGCGGATATTGTAGAGGTTGTAGAGCGCGAGGGAATTAAGACTCCTGCGATTACGGTTGTTGGTGATGTCGTAAGTTTACGTCAGGTACTTGACTGGTATGGGCATAAACCATTATCAGGTAAGAGCGTCCTTGTAACAGGAACCACTTCCATGGTAGACCGACTTTCTCCGATTTTGAAAGAAGAAGGAGCAGAAGCAATCTCCTTTAGTTTGATTCGTACCGAAAGGATGAGACTTCCTGAGCTGGATCTTGCATTGAAAGAAATAGATAAGTATAAATGGATTGTATTTACCAGTGCCAATGGTGTGGAATGTTTCTTTGAAGAAATGCAGGAAATCCGAAAAGATATTAGAGATTTAGCGCATATTCGCTTTGCTGTTATTGGAGACGGAACGAAAAAAGCATTGGAAGACCATGGAATTTTCTGTGATTTTATTCCGACAGCATATTCTTCAAAAGATATGGCAGAGGCGATGGTTCCTCATATCGGAAAAGATGAACGTGTTCTTCTCCTTCGTGCAGAGGAAGCAAACAGAGTACTTCCAGATGCATTAAAAGAAGCAGGAATTCCTCATACCTGTATTTCCCTTTACCATACAGTAAATGATGAGAGAAAGGCAGAGGAGCTGAACCGTCTGATCAAAATGGTTGATTACGTGACATTTGCAAGCTCAAGTGCTGTTCGTGCCTTTGTATCTATGGTAGATAACCTTGATGATGTAAAAGGCAAATATATCAGTATTGGTCCGGTTACAACAAAGACAGCGGAGGAGAATGGTCTCTCCATCGAGAGAACCGCTGTTGTATACACTGCCAGAGGTATGGTGGAAACAATGATTCAGGATGTAGCGGAAGAAGGTCGAAAATAAATGAAGACACAAATAAAGCGTTTCTTGTTAACTCTTGGTTTTATGACAAGAATCCCTGTTAATGTAGATCTTGGAGAAGTAAAAGATGAAGATATGCATAAAGGATTTCTATATTATCCGGTTGTTGGTCTGATTCTTGGACTTTGTGATATGGCAGTATTTTTGCTCGTCAGCCTTATTTTGCCGGAAGTATTCGGAATACTTTTTGCGATGCTGGCAAATCTTTGCCTGACAGGTGCATTTCATTTAGATGGTCTTTCGGATACTGCCGATGGAATTTATTCGGCAAGAACGAGAGAAAGGATGCTTGAAATTATGAAAGACAGCCGTATCGGAACAAACGGTGCGGTGGCGATGTGTTTTGATCTGGCACTGAAATTTGCCGGCATCTATTACAGTGACATCCGCTGGCTGATGATTCTTCTTATGCCGATTGCCGGTAAGATGGTACAGGGAGCAATCGTATATAAAGCTATTTACCCACGTGAAAAAGGGATCGGTATTTATGTAGGAACCGTTAGTCTGGGAACCGTAATCGGAACGGTGATTTTAGGACTGATAGCAATGGTACTGGCATTTTCATACTGGGGAATTCTCATCTTTGCTATCCTTTTTGGATTTGCTTATCTTTTCCGGGTGTATATCACAGGAAAGATTGGTGGAATTACCGGAGATGTTATGGGAGCCGGGAGTGAACTTGCGGAAGTATTATTACTTCTCGTAGTGATAACGCTTACAAAGTATACAGGAATGGTACCGTTATCCTTGTTTGTTTTTTAAAATATAAATGCAGAGAGATATCAGCAGAAGGGGAGATGATTATGACTCTGGAGGAAGCGATTAAAAAGATTCAACCTTTAGATGAAGAGGCGATGGAATATACACGAGCAAGATGGAATACACTTGGAAAGCCTCTTCACAGTCTGGGAAGGCTCGAAGAAATGGTGACACAGTTTGCCGGAATTTACCGGGATAAGAAACCGCATTTAGGGAAAAAAGCAGTTATTGTTATGGCGGCTGATAATGGTGTTGTAGCAGAGGGAGTTACCCAGACAGGACAGGAAGTAACAAAAACAGTAACAGAAAATATGACAAAGCATAATGCGACAATCTGTATTATGTCTTCCATGAGTGGAGCAGATGTGTATCCTGTTGATATCGGAATTGCAACTGATTGTGATAATCCGGGAGTCCTTTCAAGAAAGATTAAATACGGAACCGACAACATGGCAAAAGGACCGGCAATGTCAAGAGAGGAAGCAATCAAAGCAATCGAAGTTGGCATTGATACAGTAGCTGAGTTAAAAGAAAAAGGATATAATGTGTTTGCTACCGGAGAAATGGGAATCGGTAATACAACAACAAGTAGTGCCGTCTGTTCTGTTTTATTAGATCAGAGTGTAGAAAAAGTAACCGGAAAAGGTGCCGGTCTTACGAATAAAGATTTAGAACATAAAATAGAAGTGATCAAGCAGAGTATCGCTTTAAATCAGGTGGATGCGAATGATCCGCTTGATGTTCTTTCTAAAGTAGGTGGTCTTGACATTGCTGGTATGGTTGGCTGTTATATCGGTGGAGCGGCATTACAAGTGCCGGTATTCATCGATGGATTTATTTCTTCCGTAGCAGCTCTGATCGCTATTCGTTTGGTACCGGAATGTGCACCATATCTTTTCCCATCCCACTGTTCGAATGAGCCAGCCGGACATTTAATCCTTGATGCGATTGGCAAAGAACCATATATACTTGCCAATATGTGTCTTGGAGAGGGAACCGGAGCGGTTATGGGATTTACGATCGCAGATTATGCATTTAAAGCGTACTGGGAATTACCTAGCTTTGAACAGACAAACTTTGGTACTTATGAAGAATTGAATTAAACTGCAGGAGGACATTATGTTAGATAAGATTCAAATCGTAAAACCTGCTGAAATCGAAAAAAGAAGCATGGAAATCATCACAAGTGAATTAAATGGGAGAACCTGGCCGGAGCCGGAGTTTTCCATTGTAAAAAGATGTATCCATACTTCGGCAGATTTTGATTATGCAGATAATTTATGTTTTTCTGAAAATGCTGCGAATATCGGTGTAGAAGCTTTAAAAAATGGAGCACATATCGTAACTGATACAAGAATGGCATGGTCAGGAATCAATAAAAAGAAGCTGGCATCTTTTGGTGGAGAAGCACACTGCTTTATGTCCGATGAAGATGTAGCAAAAGAGGCAAAAGAGCGTGGATGTACAAGAGCTGCAATCTGTATGGAAAGAGGAGCCGCTCTTGCAGAAAAAGAAAACGTTATTTTTGCTATTGGAAATGCACCAACGGCATTGATCCGCTTATACGAACTCATTAAAGAAGGCAAATTAAACCCTGCACTGATTATTGGTGCTCCGGTTGGTTTTGTAAATGTAGTAGAATCCAAAGAACTGATCATGGAGGCCGGAGTACCGTTTATCGTTCCAAAAGGACGAAAGGGCGGAAGTAATATTGCGGCAACCATCTGTAATGCAATGCTATATCAGTTATAAAACTGTGTTGGAATTAAATTTATGAAAGAATTAAGGGAAGGAGTTTCCACCGGCTCTTGTATGACAGGTGGCGCGGAGGCTTCGGTTATCTGGCAGACAACCGGTAAATGTCCTTCTGTGGTGAAAGTAGAAACGCCGATTGGAAAAACGCTTTATCTGGATATTATCCCAAAAGAATTTGGAGTCTGTGGTGTGGTAAAAGATGCTGGAGACGATCCGGATGTAACAAACGGAAGCGAGATTATTACAAAGGTGGAGCTTTTTGAGGAAGAGGGAGATATTTCCTTTTTTGGTGGAGACGGAGTCGGAACCATTACACAGGAAGGATTAAAAATTCCTCCCGGACAGCCGGCAATCAACCCGGTTCCACGTCAGATGGCAGAAAAAGCGATCCGCAAAATTATCGGCAATAAAAAGGCAAATATAACCGTAAGTATTCCTGGTGGAGAAGAACTTGCCAAAAAGACATTTAACCCGCGGCTTGGCATTGTAAATGGTCTTTCAGTTCTTGGAACGACGGGAATCGTCCGGCCGATGAGCGAAGAGGCAATGAAAGATTCTCTGATCGCAGAGCTTGATATGTATGCGAAGCAGGGACATAAATCGATCCTTTTTGTACTTGGAGGAACCGGAGAGACGGTGTTAAAAGAGCAGTACGGCGAATTTCAGTGTATTTTACAGGTAAGTAATTATATCGGCTTTATGATAGAAGAAGCGGTCGAGAGAGGATTTACTGATATTTTGATTGGTGGGTTTGTCGGAAAGCTTGTAAAAGTAGCATCCGGGACAATGAATACACATAGTCATGTAGCAGATGGCCGTATCGAAACGATCTGTACACACGCAGCTCTTCATGGCGCCCCTCTTTTAGTCATACAAAAGCTGTATTCCTGCCTTACAACGAAGGCGGCAATGAAGATTGTGGAAGAAGAGGGACTTATGGATATCTGGTCGGATATGGCACAAAAAGCATCCGAGTATTGTGAGAAGACCGCTCATAAGATGGCTAGAGTGGGAATTATTTTCCTGGATGGACAAAATGAAGTTCTGGCAGCTAGTAAAAATGTAGAAGAAGTACTCTCTGCCTGTAAAAAATAGTGATGCAAAGCGGCTTGAATTATAAAGGACAGTTGAACTATAAAGGGCAGAAAAATCAAAATAACTGCGGAGGGCAGAATGAGCAGATTAACAGTAGCCGGAATCGGACCGGGCGAAGCCGATTACATTTTACCGGCAGTAATTAAAAAAATGAAAAAAGCCCATACCGTAATTGCGGCAAAAAGAATCTTACCGGTTTTAAAAGAGCTGTGTCAGGATGTCAATAGTGAGGCAGATTCTGAAAATAATAAGCCGGTCTTTCTCGCGATGGGAAAGATTAAAGATACATTAGAGCAGATTGGAGAAATACTTTCTAAAGGACAGGATGTTGTGATGGCAGTTAGTGGTGATCCACTTATGTACAGTCTTTATCGTACCATTTGCAATGATCCAATCAGCGAAAGCTGGGAAGTGGATCTTATTCCGGGTGTTGGTTCGCTCCAAATGCTTGGAGCAGCATTTGGAGAAACGATGGAAGAGGCATTGATCATCAGTGTACATGGAAGAGCAA
This Anaerobutyricum hallii DNA region includes the following protein-coding sequences:
- the cobS gene encoding adenosylcobinamide-GDP ribazoletransferase yields the protein MKTQIKRFLLTLGFMTRIPVNVDLGEVKDEDMHKGFLYYPVVGLILGLCDMAVFLLVSLILPEVFGILFAMLANLCLTGAFHLDGLSDTADGIYSARTRERMLEIMKDSRIGTNGAVAMCFDLALKFAGIYYSDIRWLMILLMPIAGKMVQGAIVYKAIYPREKGIGIYVGTVSLGTVIGTVILGLIAMVLAFSYWGILIFAILFGFAYLFRVYITGKIGGITGDVMGAGSELAEVLLLLVVITLTKYTGMVPLSLFVF
- the hemC gene encoding hydroxymethylbilane synthase, with amino-acid sequence MKNIIKIGTRKSKLALIQTDIVKDKIKQAFPELEVEIVKIDTKGDQILDKSLTSFGGKGVFTAELEAELLSGEIDIAVHSAKDMPMDFPEGLGIGAVLDRADVRDTFVTTTGKTLEELEPGSIVGTSSLRRELLIKEINPYVTIKLLRGNVQTRLSKLRDGQYDGIILAAAGIERLGYEKEEGLHYQYLDPDVFLPAAGQGILAVESRTEDAEMEEILAAIHSEKAECLLMAERAFLKTIGGSCNAPAAALCREENGEFSMRAMYVKDGIHSRKTYMTVNIKDALAEKEADSKPIAGATAAVTVSVEETAARKSKVEIATELGISVAHEVNKGMVYLVGAGPGDEDLMTRKGLKLLREADVVVYDNLASSSLLNEVRDDAELIYAGKRSSNHHLKQYETNELLVKLALEGKNVVRLKGGDPYIFGRGGEEGQELREAGVDFEIVPGISSSYSVPAYCGIPVTHRDFASSFHVITGHEGNHKNGVSVLNYETLAKEEGTLIFLMGLKNLPNIVASLMENGKDPATPVGVLQEGTTARQRVATGTLADIVEVVEREGIKTPAITVVGDVVSLRQVLDWYGHKPLSGKSVLVTGTTSMVDRLSPILKEEGAEAISFSLIRTERMRLPELDLALKEIDKYKWIVFTSANGVECFFEEMQEIRKDIRDLAHIRFAVIGDGTKKALEDHGIFCDFIPTAYSSKDMAEAMVPHIGKDERVLLLRAEEANRVLPDALKEAGIPHTCISLYHTVNDERKAEELNRLIKMVDYVTFASSSAVRAFVSMVDNLDDVKGKYISIGPVTTKTAEENGLSIERTAVVYTARGMVETMIQDVAEEGRK
- a CDS encoding precorrin-8X methylmutase, with the protein product MLDKIQIVKPAEIEKRSMEIITSELNGRTWPEPEFSIVKRCIHTSADFDYADNLCFSENAANIGVEALKNGAHIVTDTRMAWSGINKKKLASFGGEAHCFMSDEDVAKEAKERGCTRAAICMERGAALAEKENVIFAIGNAPTALIRLYELIKEGKLNPALIIGAPVGFVNVVESKELIMEAGVPFIVPKGRKGGSNIAATICNAMLYQL
- the cobT gene encoding nicotinate-nucleotide--dimethylbenzimidazole phosphoribosyltransferase, which gives rise to MTLEEAIKKIQPLDEEAMEYTRARWNTLGKPLHSLGRLEEMVTQFAGIYRDKKPHLGKKAVIVMAADNGVVAEGVTQTGQEVTKTVTENMTKHNATICIMSSMSGADVYPVDIGIATDCDNPGVLSRKIKYGTDNMAKGPAMSREEAIKAIEVGIDTVAELKEKGYNVFATGEMGIGNTTTSSAVCSVLLDQSVEKVTGKGAGLTNKDLEHKIEVIKQSIALNQVDANDPLDVLSKVGGLDIAGMVGCYIGGAALQVPVFIDGFISSVAALIAIRLVPECAPYLFPSHCSNEPAGHLILDAIGKEPYILANMCLGEGTGAVMGFTIADYAFKAYWELPSFEQTNFGTYEELN
- the cbiD gene encoding cobalt-precorrin-5B (C(1))-methyltransferase CbiD codes for the protein MKELREGVSTGSCMTGGAEASVIWQTTGKCPSVVKVETPIGKTLYLDIIPKEFGVCGVVKDAGDDPDVTNGSEIITKVELFEEEGDISFFGGDGVGTITQEGLKIPPGQPAINPVPRQMAEKAIRKIIGNKKANITVSIPGGEELAKKTFNPRLGIVNGLSVLGTTGIVRPMSEEAMKDSLIAELDMYAKQGHKSILFVLGGTGETVLKEQYGEFQCILQVSNYIGFMIEEAVERGFTDILIGGFVGKLVKVASGTMNTHSHVADGRIETICTHAALHGAPLLVIQKLYSCLTTKAAMKIVEEEGLMDIWSDMAQKASEYCEKTAHKMARVGIIFLDGQNEVLAASKNVEEVLSACKK